A single Candidatus Atribacteria bacterium DNA region contains:
- a CDS encoding ATP-binding cassette domain-containing protein: MNEPILKIKNVKKIYNGRTILDIESLNFQKRKIYAIVGPNGSGKTTLLNILNLLERPNKGQIFLNGQEISNKSNVDILGIRRRMTLVNQDPFLFHSTVYDNIAYGLKIRAISSTEQLIRVKNALEMVGLSNFEKRRVDQLSGGEAQRVVIARALVIEPEILFLDEPTANIDQKYIDIVERIIKRVQKEIKTTVIFTTHDLSQAYRLADKVISLLDGKIIKQVQDNLLWGEIVEEDSSKWFNIGENIKFAVVTEKVGPAHISIDPRDIILSYEQFQSSARNSFLGKIIKIIEQNHLVKLEIDISIPLVVIITRESFFKMNFTLGSEVYLTFKASAVRLF, from the coding sequence ATGAACGAACCCATACTTAAAATTAAGAATGTAAAAAAAATTTATAATGGTAGAACTATATTAGATATAGAAAGTTTAAATTTTCAAAAAAGAAAAATTTATGCTATCGTCGGTCCAAACGGATCAGGGAAGACCACCTTACTTAATATTTTAAACTTATTAGAGAGACCTAACAAAGGTCAGATATTTTTAAATGGTCAAGAAATTTCCAATAAATCAAATGTTGATATATTAGGAATTCGAAGGAGAATGACTTTAGTAAATCAAGATCCTTTCTTGTTTCATTCCACCGTCTATGATAATATTGCCTATGGATTAAAAATAAGAGCTATTTCTTCTACAGAACAGCTAATAAGAGTAAAAAATGCTTTGGAAATGGTTGGGCTTTCCAATTTTGAAAAAAGAAGAGTTGATCAATTATCTGGTGGAGAAGCTCAACGAGTGGTCATTGCTAGAGCCTTAGTAATAGAACCGGAAATTCTTTTTTTAGATGAACCTACTGCCAATATTGATCAAAAATACATAGATATAGTAGAAAGAATTATTAAAAGAGTACAGAAAGAGATTAAAACTACCGTAATATTTACTACTCACGATCTTTCCCAAGCCTATCGTTTAGCTGATAAGGTGATTTCCCTTTTGGATGGTAAAATAATTAAACAAGTTCAGGACAACCTTCTTTGGGGAGAAATAGTAGAAGAAGATAGTTCAAAATGGTTCAATATTGGAGAAAATATTAAATTTGCGGTAGTAACTGAAAAAGTTGGACCGGCACATATTTCTATTGACCCAAGAGATATCATATTATCTTATGAACAGTTTCAATCCAGTGCCAGAAATTCCTTTTTAGGTAAAATAATAAAGATTATTGAGCAAAATCATTTGGTTAAATTAGAAATAGATATTTCTATCCCCTTGGTAGTGATTATTACCAGAGAATCATTTTTTAAGATGAATTTCACTCTAGGAAGCGAAGTTTATTTAACCTTTAAAGCTTCAGCAGTAAGATTATTTTAA
- a CDS encoding ABC transporter permease subunit has translation MGFVIEGIEKAFQLILTLDKEIFIIVLLSLKVSLTAIFLSSLLGVYLGFLMAVKNFWGKNFIIATTNTLLALPTVVVGLIIYSLISRKGPLGVFGLLFTPSAMIIGQFILATPIIIALTHSAIQGIDKRVRSTTLTLGATESQSAWMVIKEARYAVLAAIITGFGRVIAEVGAAMMLGGNIKGSTRTMTTAIALETSKGEFGFGIALGIILLTIAFSINILLHYFQSKKVGN, from the coding sequence TTGGGTTTTGTTATCGAAGGAATAGAAAAAGCTTTCCAATTAATACTTACTTTAGATAAAGAGATATTTATTATCGTCTTACTTTCATTGAAGGTATCTTTAACTGCAATTTTTCTCTCCTCATTGTTGGGCGTCTATTTAGGATTTTTAATGGCAGTAAAAAATTTCTGGGGAAAAAATTTTATTATAGCTACAACAAATACTTTATTAGCTCTACCAACGGTAGTAGTCGGACTCATTATTTATTCCTTAATCTCCCGAAAAGGACCATTAGGAGTTTTTGGCTTATTGTTTACCCCTTCGGCTATGATTATTGGACAGTTCATATTGGCTACACCCATCATCATTGCTCTTACTCATTCTGCAATACAGGGAATCGATAAAAGAGTTAGAAGTACCACATTAACTCTGGGAGCAACGGAATCCCAATCTGCCTGGATGGTAATTAAAGAAGCGCGCTATGCAGTTTTGGCAGCAATAATTACTGGATTCGGGAGGGTAATCGCCGAAGTGGGAGCAGCCATGATGTTAGGAGGCAACATTAAAGGAAGCACTAGAACGATGACTACCGCTATAGCCCTTGAAACTTCTAAAGGCGAGTTTGGCTTTGGGATAGCCTTGGGTATTATTTTATTAACCATTGCTTTTAGTATAAATATCTTACTACATTATTTTCAGAGCAAGAAAGTGGGAAATTAA